The Oenanthe melanoleuca isolate GR-GAL-2019-014 chromosome 12, OMel1.0, whole genome shotgun sequence DNA window ttttaatttccatagttttcctttgaaatttagTGCCCAGGGTAACAGCAAAACctgtaaaattacttttcttctctctggtcAACATGTTGCTTACCACTAGCCTTTTCTTCTGAACAACACATtatttttcaagaagaaaaaattactaGTTCTTGCTAAAGTTTGGAAAACTATGTTTGTGTAGACTCCTTAGTCCACAAAATTGAACTCTGAAAGATTCTAATTTTATTGCTAGGGCCACTTTGTCATTTTTCCCTGAGCTGGTTTttggctgtgcagcagaggtGATGAGAGAAGTCTGGTGAATGCTGCAGGGTCGTGCCTGCTCCCCAGGCCTCTTGCTGCCCTTGTGTGTGGGGTGAGCTGCAGGATGATGGTTGAGTTTCCCAGGAAGTGGGAGATCAACACCAGGTTCATTCCAGGCACCATTAGCCTCCAGATAAAGCCGTGTCTCCACGTgttcctgttccctgctctctggcagtATAACAGCCCCAGAGAGGCAGGCTGGGTGTGGGCAGGGAACAGACATGTCTGAGTCTGCACATGTTATCTGCACtgagagcagtgccagccctccTCACTGCCTGCATTGAGCAATGCTGGCAGCGCTGCCTTCCCTTGGACTCCCTCTTCCAAAGTCAAAGCTTGCTGAACAGACAGAGGATGAGCATTTCTGCCCAAGGACAGGGCAGATCTCTAAGTAATACcttatttttatctctgtttttattttgtaaggAGCTGCCCAGACTGATGAGtttttctcctgcctctcctgtaAACAACGGGTGAGGGTTCCTGACAGCATGGTGTGAATGTTGTGACAATGCTGCCTGgaactgagggagctggaggatgTCTCTTGGCATCCAGAGCTGTTCTGGCACACCTTCACTGGATATTGCTTTACCCTCCACCTTTGGACTGCTGATGATTTCTGGGCTGAGGAAGAGGATACTGTAATTCCATCAGGATCGCAAGGGTCTCAGCAGCCATTAGGGACAGACAGCAGAGGGCTGGGATATTGGCCTCTGAGAGATTTGAACACTAGAACATGTTTGGCAGAACAGCCACACAAACAATGACCCACCAATCAGTGTCCagttaattttggttttaattccCTTAATTTCATAGATAGCTGGTAAGACTGACAATGGAATTTGGGCTAGAAATGACATGTAATAGGTCAGTAACTGAAAACACCTGACCATGTCTGTCCTAAGATAAGTAAATACACTTTGCTGATTCACTTGAGCTGATGCTGGTTCTCCTGCCTTGGACTGAGGGATGTTGGGCACCTGAGAGGATGTGGGGAAAGGACTAAGATTTCAGTAAGTTAGAAAGGATAGGGATATGTGCATGTGAACTGGTTATTTTACCATTGCATGTGTTGCTTTTTCAGAAAGCTGATGATTTAAGACAGAAAATGATACCATATGTGCCTAACAAACTGCAGGGAAGTTCTGCTGTGGCAGTGGGCCATAGGAGTGTGGTTTTACTCATGGTCTGGGATTTCTATTCCCAATCCTATCAGTCTGCTTCTCAGACTCTGTGGGGGCTCCACACCCGTGTTTTTATCTGTAGacagaaactgaaaagcaaGAGAGAATCCAAATTGTTGTGCACTTGCTCAACAAACCATACAGGTGTCACTGggagagaggctgcagctgTACTTCAGTACTGGTAAAGGCCAGTATGCATTGCCACAAGTGCTCCTGGTTCCAGAGATGTGGAACTTGACTTAAAAATCAGCTCAGTCTGCACAGAGGTTGGGCACCTGATGAGGTAAAACCGTGTGTGACTGCAGCTCTGGACCAGCCTGGCTCGTGCCAATCATCTCCACCTTCAGCCTCTGGAAAGGGTTTCCTGTGTGTACTCAGAGGAAGAGGTTAGCCCAGCTAAGAAATCACTCAATAATGTGtcagaaatgctgcatttttctttccaggttTTTCCAGAGTTTATAGTTTCTTTTCAAAGATGGATGCAGCTTTTCCGTCTTTTGTTTTCGTGTTTCCacttattttgtgttttgcttgtACCCTGTGTAGTTCTCTTTCCATATTTCCTGTTAAATCAATAGGGATGTGACTGGTTCTTTTTTTATCAACTTCACCTGGAACAGATTATGGCATTAGCAACATTTCCTGGTTTGGTGTGCAATGGAAATCTACCCATGGACTCCTGATGATGAGATTGTGGAAACAGTATTTGCTAGGGAATGCCATAGGAAGCACAGCACGTGCTTCAGAAATACTTTAAAGCAGTATTTTGAACTTGTGGATTCACAGGGGGAGAAGGATGGGAGGAGAATAATTCAGtttgttgggttggttttttttctgaatgttttccattttccagtgGTTAGGAGCACATGATCCTTGCTTTCAGCAGGATGAGGGGACATCTCTTGGGCATCTCTTGTGGaaggagagcacagagggaCCACAGTGGAGTCACCTCCCAGCAGTGGCATTGCCTCAGTGTGTTCCCTGTGAAGCTGGACAGATGGGGTGTCCTCTGTCTCCCTCTGACATTACAGGGCAGATCCATGTCCCTGTGGCTCCCCACCTGCTGCCTGGTGTCTCAGGTGATGTCAGGGGAAAGGCTGCAGGGCCAGACACTATacagggacactgcagcccAATGGCCCCTACTGGGGGAAAAATTATTCTGCCCTGGATCTCCCACCCAAAGCATTGTCTGCCCATTCATGTTCTGTCTTCTTTCCCCTGCAGTGTATTGGTTTTGTATGGCACACAGAAACAATACAAGAATCATTCCTGTGTTCTTCCACATCATTAAAAAATGTGCCTTCAGTCTTTATTAATCTGGGACTTGGGATCTACCACTGCTCATCTGTGTGCAGTAGGAACCAGACCCACACTGAGGATTTTGGTGTTTATTCTCCCAGTATCTGAAGGGCCTTTTTGTTGTTCAAAGGCTTTTTGTCTTGTTTGAACAAAATGGTCAAGAATTTGCCCTGTGTCCTTGGGGAGGATTTCtctgaacagaaaattaattcatcCATTTGGATTTTACCAAAGACTTTTACATTGAGTGGCTTTAAagtgtatttaaaatgtttatttaaaatccaGAGTCAAATGATTTTTAACAAACTGTCTCAAGATAGAAGAAACTGACTTTTTGGAGTAACTGTATTGTTTATTTGTTGTATTGCAGTAGCACCTAGAGATCCCTACTGTGCTAAATGCAGAACAAACACAGAACAGAGCTGGTCCCTGCCCGTGGGAGATCACAGCCTTCAGTTTTGGGTCAaccaggagctcctgggctctcctggggcAGTGAGTCAAACCCACAGCTTGACCACCCCACCACCCCCAATAGAGAACAGATCAGGTGGGAGGCAAGTTTCAGAGACCTGAACAACCTGCCCTTTCCTGCTGTACACTTCTCCAACTgatttttcccaagctgtggctgagctgtgtgGGCTTCCTGAGatcactgctgctccttggagATCTGTGGTTTCCTTGTTCCCAGTGTCCTCAGGCAGATAGAGGTGTTCAGATAAAAGGAAGCCTTTTCAGTGGTTTatcatttatattattttttaaaagttttcctttttgcctTCTAAATTTTCATTCTCATTCAGTACCTTCCCATGGTTGCTGCCAtagaggggaaggggaaggataTACCAAAAAAGCAAACCTGACATCACATGTGCACACTGTCAATCATCAAAGTATCAAAAACAAAGCTTGCAACAGCACAAACCTGTATAAAtgtggagagggggaaaaaaaggacacTGACTAAGCACATCAGGCCATCTTGTCCCTTTTGGCAGCTTTAAGATAGGGTGGAAGAAACCCATTTTTTGAGCTTGTCTCCTGGGTCACCATCCCAtctttttccatcttctcttcCAACACTCAGCTATAGCTGGGGGTTTGTCCATTCTGATTTACAGAGCCTTAGAGAGAGTCCCAGGGAGGATGAACAAGGAATCCTTCATGTTCATTCATGCTAGAACAAGTCAGAGGGTCTTAGGGGCAAAATAAGCCACATAATAATTTCTGTAGACCTGTCTGTTCCCTCCTCTACTCTCACTCAATGCCAAGGCTGGGAAGATTCAGGGGATTCAGCAAATGAACAAGAAGGGGCAACTTGTGTGTGCTGGTTTGGTGCAGATCCAATCTGCTGTCTGCCCCTCCTGTGTGTAAAAGAGCAGGGGAAGAGACTCATCTGTGGGGGGTGAAAGGGATGGGGGGTGAGAAGGAACCCCAGAGCCAAAAGCCACATTATGGATAACAAACATGCAAGtcagagcagggggaggggaggTCTGGACCTTGGCAAACAGAGATGCTGGTTGTGGTTTCCAGtgtgtgctccaggctggagctggcagaagcCGCGTGGCCGGTGACTaatgctggcaggagcagagcatgCAGCACTCTGGcactgtgggagcagggagcaaggacagctctggggctgaGATCCTCAAGTGTTACcccagaaataaataaataaatatcctgAAGCTGTGCGTGTCActggggcagcccagcagagctggctgagcccctgctctgccctgtgtcTCAGGCAAGGCCAAGGTCAGGGAACAGCACTTTGAAAACACAAGCCAAACATAGGGTGCTCTGAAATTAAATCCTTCTGCCTGCACATGAGAAAATTTGGTTTCTAATTActtctttggaaatgttttgtcACAAACTTCCTTTGGAGAtggagaagatggaaaaaaatgggataagTGCTCCCTGGCCCAACCTCACTATCCAGATCTCTGCTTAAAGCCCTCAAGGAAGAAGAGCTTCCTCAAAGAAGTCTCCTGTCCACGTGTGATGCAGCACACATCTCTGGGAGCTCCCACTGTGCTCTGAGGTTGATACCCTCTGTagctaaggaagaaaaaacaaatagtCTTTACCTCTGTAGAGGTGGGTCTGGATACAGTCATCTGAGTGTCACATACCCCAGAAGCCTAGGAGAGCTTGGATGTGGACTCCTGTAACCTGTCATAGGGACAGGCTCAAACAGAAGCTGTTTGGATGTGAATCCAAATCAAAATTCCCACAGAGCTTTGCCTGCCAGTTGGCTGGGAGCCTTTATGCTATCTCTAATTccacaaaagaaacaaaaaaaccaataaagtaaaaggtgctttaaaaataccatGAGGAGAGAAACTGCCATggaaataaatagcaaaaataaCAACGTTAACATGTCcggtgtcacagcagctctgacatTCAAGTAGTGTGGCCATGCCCACAGAGCTTCTCACAGCCACTGCCGGCACGGCCCGAGGgtcagagctcagctgctgccccgCTGCTCACTGAAACAAGCCActcctccctggggctggaatgGATGtgaagagaagggagaggaaagatGGATGCAGTCTCTGCCGACAATCAGGCCTTGGCCGTGCCCACCTCCAGCGGGACGGAGACACCGAGTTCTCGCGGTCGTGTGTCTGTCATTAGTGCCTGAGAGAggagccccagctcagagctggaaagGATATTGCTTCAGGTACTCGGCCATGCGCCGGGGCAGCGGCAGCTGCTCCGCCTGGGCCGTGCACTTGTTGATGCGCAGGCGGCAcaggtgctgcaggctgggaaggcTGTCCTTGCGGCACAGCGGCCGCAGCAGCTTCAGGTGCACGGCAGCCGCCGCCATCTCCTTCTGCAGGGGGGGCAGAGGGGCGGGGGGCGGGTAGGGAGCCTCGCTCTTGCTCTCCGAGGAGCAGGACGTGACGTAGTGCTGGATGAGGCTGAGCACGTCGGGGAAGGCCAGGATGCGAGGCTTGGACAGGTAGTTGGAGTCCAGGCGGAACCTGCTGTCCGTGTACTCGATGCGCACGTTGGTGGGCCCGCGGTTGGTCTTGACCGACAGCGTGAACAGGTAGCTGGGGTGGGTGCTGTCCCGCACCAGGAACGTGCCCTCGGGCATCTTCTGCAGGTGCTGCTTGGCCTCGCTGGCCGTGATGGAGCCCCAGTACCAGCCTGCAGAAAAGAAGGTGTTAGGGAAAGAACGTGTTATAGGACTGGCAGCATATTTAGGGAAGCCTTGAAGACAAACACATTCGGGGCCTGGGAAGCAACCAGAGCCAGAGTTGGCAAGACCTTCAGAAATAAAGACCAAGTTCTAAGGGTTTCCTGCCTATGCTTGCCATTGTTGTGCTGGGGCTTGGGATgaggctggctgctgctgcagcagctgcagtttacagaaaaaaagcagcctgCTTTTTGCAATTCCTTCCCCCAATTCAGTTACAAAAGATAAAGCAATAAATTAGTTCATTATATAAGTTTGTAGAGACTGCAGATACACTTGCTGTGTGCACAAGAGCCAGCCATGGCTGTGACAGAACCAGGATCCTGTCTGAAGTGGGATCAGGAACTTCTTCCTGGTGCTCAGATTGTGGAGCTGGGTCCCTGCACCCTTCTGACCCTGTGGCTTTGCAATCGAGTCTTACCAGATTCTCGCAGGTAGGAGAAGGTCTTTGCAATGCACAGAAGGTCTTCTTCAGGGTCCCGTGTCTGAGGTGGGTTGCTGTCTGGAACTGGAGCTGGAAGGGCAGGTGCAGATTCCTCCTGGAAGGCCATAACTGGGAGAGGCTGCATGATGGGCTCTGACAATTCCTCAATGCCCCTGAGTGACAGGCTCCTGAGCTTTTCCTCCGCCAGCAAAGGATGAGGTCTGAAAGGAAAGGCACACTCTGCTATTTCTCCTTGCCTCCAGATCAGTCACAGGGTCTGTTCAGTGCAGGCTATGTTTTACAAACAGATTCTCAGCACCATTGTTTGTGAGAGAGgcaagggaggaggaaggaacaCAGCTATAGATGAGCCCTTAGAAACAGGGAGTTGGCCTCTTTGGCCTTATAAAAGGTGGTCAGTCTTACCATTTAGGATGTTTTTAGATTTTGCTTTGTAGTGCATAGTTTCAGGGGCAGTAAGGTTTATAACAACATTATGGCTTTGTTTACATGATTACAATATTGGAGCATTTCTGTTTCTGCCAGTGGGATTGTCATTTGCTACAATATACTTAGAAGCAGAATTGGGAATAGCTTGGGTTTTGTCCTACCAACTTTCTGTTCAAGGATGACCTGATCCTAAATGAATTTGTCAGAACTCAGATGGTGTAGGAGAACAGTTTTAGCCAAGCCTGAGCACTACACCCACCCCACCATTCAGCAGATGGATGAAGAGTCAGTGTGGCTGTAATCCCTGCAGGACTGCAGGAGGAggctctgccatggccaggctgcTTGAACATGTGTTCCTCTGTGGCCTAAAGTGGTGTAGCTATTCAGCATCTAAATGCATTACCAGAGAGCCTGGAGCTCTCATGGGTCATGGgtgctcctcctctgcagcaagGAGATTCctaaaggaaagcagagctccagggggAGGATGGATGTCAGAGGCCAGGAAAGCCTTCATTACAAGACAAGCTCCTGAGCAAAAATCAGTTTCTGTCCCAGTGTGTGTAGGCTCTTtgcctctgtgtcccctgtcctgctgcatgTCCTGTGTTACATCCACCTGTCATCCCCAACACACCTGAGATGTTCTTTCAGACACTTTAAAGAGAAATACACTCAGtcctcagtgtgacactgcCACAGCCCCCCTGGAGCTGACAGTGATGGCACAGGGTGCAGCCACCTCCCCACATCACTGAACAGAAGCAGAAGGAGACTCTGAAGTCTTAAGTGCTTCCTCTGGatcttcctccttccctgtgctctaTGTGAACAGGGACACTTCAGGTACATAAAAAAATGTGCTGTGAACTGATCTGCACCGGATGATAGCTGCACTCCACCACCTCAAACAGCTGAGACTCAAGTATGGGACAGAGAACAAGAAGGGATGTGGGAAGAAAGTAGTTTAGAGACAACCTGAAAGCACCTTCATACCTTGTAAATGAGAACCATGATCAGTCCATATCTCTGCATTTCTAAATAAACCATGGAGGTTTGGAGTAGGTTTTGTAAAACCACTGGTAAATTTAAATCTACAGAGACTCCTTGCCATTGCAATACATAGCAAACCCCCTGCTATTCTGTTGGGGGAATTTAGGGAAGaacattctttctttttccacatGTCAAATCACATTTCAGAAGCAGGATACCTGCTTGGCTTTGATGGCATCTAAAACATGTTTCTTAATTTATATTAGTGGATAGAAAGCCAGGCTGAATAAAAATGACTGCTGGCTCTTGTCCTCACCAGGGACCCTTGGTCACAGAACCTGCATTTTCAGGGGCTTTTGTACATCTGGATATATTGGAGATCATTGTTGGGAATGCTccaaattctcttttaaatcCTCCTGGAGACACATTTATAGGTGTTGAAGGCTCCATTTTTCAAGATACTTGCATGTCTCCCTCTTAATGTCATGGTTTTCACAAATGCCTAGCTACCTGTATCCTTGGGGAAAGGAGATTCCCAATTCTCCATTACCCCCCTTTTTGCACAAGGAAGCCCATaaaccagctcagctgcttGCAGCACGGTGCAAAGAACACCAAGGTCATGGATCTGATCTCTATACACGTCATTCAGAGTTGGACTCGATcatccttgtggatccctttcaactcagaatgttctgtgattctgatcCTTGTCTATTCTGAACCTAATTACCAACTGGTGCTGTGCAAAGAGGGTGTTTGGGgcctgctggcagagcagtgtCTCTCATACCAACTGTTCCCTGAACTGAAAATGACTGTGACTGATACTAAGGAAAATCAGTCCCGCACCACTCACTCCCTGGAACTCGAGTACTGCAGTCCAAGTGCCAAATCTCTCTGAACTTATTTTCTCCTGAACAATTTTTGTGGTCTACCCTTCCAGAAAGGTTTGGAACATAAAGAAAACTTTCATAGcatggaacttttttttttctttttatatatcaGCTTCAGAGAGGAAATTAGGAATTGGCTGAGAggtgaggaaggaagggagagatAGCAAAGCTACACAGGGAAATGTCTGCCACGAAGTGGGAGGAAAGTTGTTACTTTCAAGGGCTGTACCAGTTCACAGTTCAGCCCTCCAAAAACCACATCAGCTATGTGAGTTTGTCAGTAGGTTTCTTTTACAGAGCCCATGTGCTTGAGATGTGTTTTCCCACTGTactcaggctctgctgccttaCACTTTGTGCCACATGAGACTGGACGAGCCCAGACCCCATGCAAGCATTGTGGGGATCCTTCCACCACAGCCAGAGAAGGGCCAGGCTCACACCTTTCCTATTTTCCTTCTATACACCAGCCTTATACCCCTACAAAACCTCCAAATGTGGCTGTAGGCTCAAAGGAGCACGGTAGAAGAGAGAAGGATTAGAAATTTTGACAGACTGGGAGGTGCTGGTGTCCTAAACAACTTTGTACGTAGGTTGAAGAACGGGAACAAACAGAGCggctctgagcacaggaatgggagagcagagggatcAGCAAGTAATGGCAGATACAGCTTTTAATGCAAGAACATCTGCAAGAGGGCTAAGAAGAGTTTGCTGGGATAAGGACAGGTTGAAAAAGGCTTGCTGACATGAAACAGTCAGCCCTTTGGTAGGGCAAAGAAAGGATTTGCTAATAACGCTTGTaagagagaaagcagaggaaagacATGGAGAATCAGGACTGAATAGAGCAAAGTGTTCGAACAacagctgtgaggaggaagcAAACAACCATATGAAATTGGGCATGTCTAGCTGGCA harbors:
- the CISH gene encoding cytokine-inducible SH2-containing protein, with the translated sequence MLFPWSGSDMILCVQGPHPLLAEEKLRSLSLRGIEELSEPIMQPLPVMAFQEESAPALPAPVPDSNPPQTRDPEEDLLCIAKTFSYLRESGWYWGSITASEAKQHLQKMPEGTFLVRDSTHPSYLFTLSVKTNRGPTNVRIEYTDSRFRLDSNYLSKPRILAFPDVLSLIQHYVTSCSSESKSEAPYPPPAPLPPLQKEMAAAAVHLKLLRPLCRKDSLPSLQHLCRLRINKCTAQAEQLPLPRRMAEYLKQYPFQL